From Eschrichtius robustus isolate mEscRob2 chromosome 7, mEscRob2.pri, whole genome shotgun sequence, a single genomic window includes:
- the DNAJC9 gene encoding dnaJ homolog subfamily C member 9 isoform X5, giving the protein MGLLELCEEVFGTADLYQVLGVRREASDGEVRRGYRKVSLQVHPDRVGEGDKEDATRRFQILGKVYSVLSDKDQRAVYDEQGTVDEDSDVLSQDRDWEAYWRLLFKKISLEDIQAFEKTYKGSEEELADIKQAYLDFKGDMDQIMESVLCVQYTEEPRIRNIIQQAIDAREVPSYNAFVKEAKQKMNARKRRAQEEAKEAEMSRKELGLDEGVDNLKALIQELHSYQDLIQSLWS; this is encoded by the exons ATGGGGCTTCTGGAGCTGTGCGAGGAAGTGTTCGGCACCGCCGACCTTTACCAAGTGTTGGGCGTGCGGCGCGAGGCCTCAGACGGCGAGGTCCGACGCGGCTATCGCAAGGTGTCCCTCCAGGTGCACCCGGACCGGGTGGGCGAGGGCGACAAGGAGGACGCCACCCGCCGCTTCCAG ATCCTTGGGAAGGTCTATTCCGTTCTGAGTGACAAAGATCAGAGAGCAGTGTACGATGAGCAGGGAACAGTGGACGAGGATTCTGACGTGCTCAGCCAAGATCGGGACTGGGAGGCCTATTGGAGGTTACTGTTTAAAAAG ATATCTCTAGAAGACATTCAAGCTTTTGAGAAGACATACAAAGGTTCTGAAGAAGAGCTGGCTGATATTAAACAGGCCTATCTGGACTTCAAGGGTGACATGGATCAGATCATGGAGTCTGTGCTGTGTGTGCAGTACACAGAGGAACCCAGGATAAGAAACATTATTCAACAAGCCATTGATGCCAGAGAGGTCCCGTCCTATAATGCCTTTGTCAAAGAAGCAAAGCAAAAGATGAATGCAAGGAAAAGGAGG GCTCAGGAAGAGGCTAAAGAAGCAGAAATGAGCAGGAAGGAGTTGGGGCTTGATGAAGGAGTGGATAACTTGAAAGCACTCATTCAG
- the DNAJC9 gene encoding dnaJ homolog subfamily C member 9 isoform X2 has protein sequence MGLLELCEEVFGTADLYQVLGVRREASDGEVRRGYRKVSLQVHPDRVGEGDKEDATRRFQILGKVYSVLSDKDQRAVYDEQGTVDEDSDVLSQDRDWEAYWRLLFKKISLEDIQAFEKTYKGSEEELADIKQAYLDFKGDMDQIMESVLCVQYTEEPRIRNIIQQAIDAREVPSYNAFVKEAKQKMNARKRRAQEEAKEAEMSRKELGLDEGVDNLKALIQSRQKDRQKEMDNFLAQMEAKYCKPSKRGGKKTTLKKEKKNFIHTRT, from the exons ATGGGGCTTCTGGAGCTGTGCGAGGAAGTGTTCGGCACCGCCGACCTTTACCAAGTGTTGGGCGTGCGGCGCGAGGCCTCAGACGGCGAGGTCCGACGCGGCTATCGCAAGGTGTCCCTCCAGGTGCACCCGGACCGGGTGGGCGAGGGCGACAAGGAGGACGCCACCCGCCGCTTCCAG ATCCTTGGGAAGGTCTATTCCGTTCTGAGTGACAAAGATCAGAGAGCAGTGTACGATGAGCAGGGAACAGTGGACGAGGATTCTGACGTGCTCAGCCAAGATCGGGACTGGGAGGCCTATTGGAGGTTACTGTTTAAAAAG ATATCTCTAGAAGACATTCAAGCTTTTGAGAAGACATACAAAGGTTCTGAAGAAGAGCTGGCTGATATTAAACAGGCCTATCTGGACTTCAAGGGTGACATGGATCAGATCATGGAGTCTGTGCTGTGTGTGCAGTACACAGAGGAACCCAGGATAAGAAACATTATTCAACAAGCCATTGATGCCAGAGAGGTCCCGTCCTATAATGCCTTTGTCAAAGAAGCAAAGCAAAAGATGAATGCAAGGAAAAGGAGG GCTCAGGAAGAGGCTAAAGAAGCAGAAATGAGCAGGAAGGAGTTGGGGCTTGATGAAGGAGTGGATAACTTGAAAGCACTCATTCAG AGCAGACAAAAGGATCGGCAAAAGGAAATGGACAATTTTCTGGCTCAGATGGAAGCAAAGTACTGCAAACCTTCCAAAcgaggagggaaaaaaacaactctcaagaaagaaaagaa
- the MRPS16 gene encoding small ribosomal subunit protein bS16m produces MVQLSTLLCKAYHGGHLTIRLSLGGCTNRPFYRIVAAHNKYPRDGRFVEQLGSYDPLPNSHGEKLVALNLDRIRHWIGCGAHLSKPVEKLLGLSGFFPLHPMMITNAERLRRKRAREVLLAAQKTDTEATETKAN; encoded by the exons ATGGTCCAGCTCA GTACTCTGCTCTGCAAGGCCTACCATGGGGGCCACTTAACCATCCGCCTTTCCCTGGGTGGCTGTACCAACCGGCCTTTCTACCGCATCGTGGCTGCTCACAACAAGTATCCCAGGGATGGCCGTTtcgtggagcagctgggctccTATGATCCACTGCCCAACAGTCATGGAGAGAAACTCGTTGCTCTCAACCTGGACCGGATCCGGCATTGGATTGGCTGTGGAGCCCACCTCTCTAAGCCTGTGGAAAAGCTTCTGG GTCTTTCTGGCTTTTTCCCTCTGCATCCGATGATGATCACAAATGCTGAGAGGCTGCGACGGAAACGGGCACGAGAAGTCCTCTTAGCGGCTCAGAAAACAGATACAGAGGctacagaaacaaaagcaaactga
- the DNAJC9 gene encoding dnaJ homolog subfamily C member 9 isoform X4 — protein MGLLELCEEVFGTADLYQVLGVRREASDGEVRRGYRKVSLQVHPDRVGEGDKEDATRRFQILGKVYSVLSDKDQRAVYDEQGTVDEDSDVLSQDRDWEAYWRLLFKKISLEDIQAFEKTYKGSEEELADIKQAYLDFKGDMDQIMESVLCVQYTEEPRIRNIIQQAIDAREVPSYNAFVKEAKQKMNARKRRAQEEAKEAEMSRKELGLDEGVDNLKALIQSRQKDRQKEMDNFLAQMEAKYCKPSKRGGKKTTLKKEKK, from the exons ATGGGGCTTCTGGAGCTGTGCGAGGAAGTGTTCGGCACCGCCGACCTTTACCAAGTGTTGGGCGTGCGGCGCGAGGCCTCAGACGGCGAGGTCCGACGCGGCTATCGCAAGGTGTCCCTCCAGGTGCACCCGGACCGGGTGGGCGAGGGCGACAAGGAGGACGCCACCCGCCGCTTCCAG ATCCTTGGGAAGGTCTATTCCGTTCTGAGTGACAAAGATCAGAGAGCAGTGTACGATGAGCAGGGAACAGTGGACGAGGATTCTGACGTGCTCAGCCAAGATCGGGACTGGGAGGCCTATTGGAGGTTACTGTTTAAAAAG ATATCTCTAGAAGACATTCAAGCTTTTGAGAAGACATACAAAGGTTCTGAAGAAGAGCTGGCTGATATTAAACAGGCCTATCTGGACTTCAAGGGTGACATGGATCAGATCATGGAGTCTGTGCTGTGTGTGCAGTACACAGAGGAACCCAGGATAAGAAACATTATTCAACAAGCCATTGATGCCAGAGAGGTCCCGTCCTATAATGCCTTTGTCAAAGAAGCAAAGCAAAAGATGAATGCAAGGAAAAGGAGG GCTCAGGAAGAGGCTAAAGAAGCAGAAATGAGCAGGAAGGAGTTGGGGCTTGATGAAGGAGTGGATAACTTGAAAGCACTCATTCAG AGCAGACAAAAGGATCGGCAAAAGGAAATGGACAATTTTCTGGCTCAGATGGAAGCAAAGTACTGCAAACCTTCCAAAcgaggagggaaaaaaacaactctcaagaaagaaaagaagtaa
- the DNAJC9 gene encoding dnaJ homolog subfamily C member 9 isoform X1, translating into MGLLELCEEVFGTADLYQVLGVRREASDGEVRRGYRKVSLQVHPDRVGEGDKEDATRRFQILGKVYSVLSDKDQRAVYDEQGTVDEDSDVLSQDRDWEAYWRLLFKKISLEDIQAFEKTYKGSEEELADIKQAYLDFKGDMDQIMESVLCVQYTEEPRIRNIIQQAIDAREVPSYNAFVKEAKQKMNARKRRAQEEAKEAEMSRKELGLDEGVDNLKALIQSRQKDRQKEMDNFLAQMEAKYCKPSKRGGKKTTLKKEKKSAGENRQVEFNIWK; encoded by the exons ATGGGGCTTCTGGAGCTGTGCGAGGAAGTGTTCGGCACCGCCGACCTTTACCAAGTGTTGGGCGTGCGGCGCGAGGCCTCAGACGGCGAGGTCCGACGCGGCTATCGCAAGGTGTCCCTCCAGGTGCACCCGGACCGGGTGGGCGAGGGCGACAAGGAGGACGCCACCCGCCGCTTCCAG ATCCTTGGGAAGGTCTATTCCGTTCTGAGTGACAAAGATCAGAGAGCAGTGTACGATGAGCAGGGAACAGTGGACGAGGATTCTGACGTGCTCAGCCAAGATCGGGACTGGGAGGCCTATTGGAGGTTACTGTTTAAAAAG ATATCTCTAGAAGACATTCAAGCTTTTGAGAAGACATACAAAGGTTCTGAAGAAGAGCTGGCTGATATTAAACAGGCCTATCTGGACTTCAAGGGTGACATGGATCAGATCATGGAGTCTGTGCTGTGTGTGCAGTACACAGAGGAACCCAGGATAAGAAACATTATTCAACAAGCCATTGATGCCAGAGAGGTCCCGTCCTATAATGCCTTTGTCAAAGAAGCAAAGCAAAAGATGAATGCAAGGAAAAGGAGG GCTCAGGAAGAGGCTAAAGAAGCAGAAATGAGCAGGAAGGAGTTGGGGCTTGATGAAGGAGTGGATAACTTGAAAGCACTCATTCAG AGCAGACAAAAGGATCGGCAAAAGGAAATGGACAATTTTCTGGCTCAGATGGAAGCAAAGTACTGCAAACCTTCCAAAcgaggagggaaaaaaacaactctcaagaaagaaaagaa ATCTGCAGGAGAAAATCGGCAAGTTGAGtttaatatttggaaataa
- the DNAJC9 gene encoding dnaJ homolog subfamily C member 9 isoform X3 translates to MGLLELCEEVFGTADLYQVLGVRREASDGEVRRGYRKVSLQVHPDRVGEGDKEDATRRFQILGKVYSVLSDKDQRAVYDEQGTVDEDSDVLSQDRDWEAYWRLLFKKISLEDIQAFEKTYKGSEEELADIKQAYLDFKGDMDQIMESVLCVQYTEEPRIRNIIQQAIDAREVPSYNAFVKEAKQKMNARKRRAQEEAKEAEMSRKELGLDEGVDNLKALIQSRQKDRQKEMDNFLAQMEAKYCKPSKRGGKKTTLKKEKNLATT, encoded by the exons ATGGGGCTTCTGGAGCTGTGCGAGGAAGTGTTCGGCACCGCCGACCTTTACCAAGTGTTGGGCGTGCGGCGCGAGGCCTCAGACGGCGAGGTCCGACGCGGCTATCGCAAGGTGTCCCTCCAGGTGCACCCGGACCGGGTGGGCGAGGGCGACAAGGAGGACGCCACCCGCCGCTTCCAG ATCCTTGGGAAGGTCTATTCCGTTCTGAGTGACAAAGATCAGAGAGCAGTGTACGATGAGCAGGGAACAGTGGACGAGGATTCTGACGTGCTCAGCCAAGATCGGGACTGGGAGGCCTATTGGAGGTTACTGTTTAAAAAG ATATCTCTAGAAGACATTCAAGCTTTTGAGAAGACATACAAAGGTTCTGAAGAAGAGCTGGCTGATATTAAACAGGCCTATCTGGACTTCAAGGGTGACATGGATCAGATCATGGAGTCTGTGCTGTGTGTGCAGTACACAGAGGAACCCAGGATAAGAAACATTATTCAACAAGCCATTGATGCCAGAGAGGTCCCGTCCTATAATGCCTTTGTCAAAGAAGCAAAGCAAAAGATGAATGCAAGGAAAAGGAGG GCTCAGGAAGAGGCTAAAGAAGCAGAAATGAGCAGGAAGGAGTTGGGGCTTGATGAAGGAGTGGATAACTTGAAAGCACTCATTCAG AGCAGACAAAAGGATCGGCAAAAGGAAATGGACAATTTTCTGGCTCAGATGGAAGCAAAGTACTGCAAACCTTCCAAAcgaggagggaaaaaaacaactctcaagaaagaaaagaa